Proteins encoded in a region of the Sugiyamaella lignohabitans strain CBS 10342 chromosome B, complete sequence genome:
- the ATO2 gene encoding putative ammonium permease ATO2 (Putative transmembrane protein involved in export of ammonia; ammonia is a starvation signal that promotes cell death in aging colonies; phosphorylated in mitochondria; member of the TC 9.B.33 YaaH family; homolog of Y. lipolytica Gpr1p; ATO2 has a paralog, ADY2, that arose from the whole genome duplication; GO_component: GO:0016021 - integral component of membrane [Evidence IEA]; GO_component: GO:0016021 - integral component of membrane [Evidence ISM] [PMID 12192589]; GO_component: GO:0016020 - membrane [Evidence IEA,IEA]; GO_component: GO:0005739 - mitochondrion [Evidence IDA] [PMID 14576278]; GO_component: GO:0005739 - mitochondrion [Evidence IDA] [PMID 16823961]; GO_component: GO:0005886 - plasma membrane [Evidence IEA,IEA]; GO_component: GO:0005886 - plasma membrane [Evidence IDA] [PMID 17395151]; GO_function: GO:0008519 - ammonium transmembrane transporter activity [Evidence IMP] [PMID 12429834]; GO_process: GO:0015696 - ammonium transport [Evidence IEA]; GO_process: GO:0015696 - ammonium transport [Evidence IEP,IMP] [PMID 12429834]; GO_process: GO:0006811 - ion transport [Evidence IEA]; GO_process: GO:0019740 - nitrogen utilization [Evidence IMP] [PMID 12429834]; GO_process: GO:0006810 - transport [Evidence IEA]), producing the protein MSDIEANPTASTIKPPYGAEHGEDTNHAVARIITSGDDNEFIHIGNTKVYRDELIAAFGGTLNPSLHAAPSRKFANPSPLGLCAFALTTFVLSLVNVQARGVQTQNIVVGLAFFYGGAIQLLAGMWEMVVENTFGATALSSYGGFWMSFGAILTPSFGILDAYTDPKDLESALGFYLIGWFIFTFLMLLCTIRSTVAFFSLFFFLDVTFILLAAGNFSGHVGVTKAGGWFGIITAFIAWYNALAGVATKENSWLTFKPIFMPGAQRIEKKSKSQ; encoded by the coding sequence ATGTCTGATATCGAAGCTAATCCCACTGCATCCACAATCAAGCCTCCTTATGGAGCCGAGCACGGTGAAGATACCAACCATGCCGTGGCCCGTATCATCACCTCTGGTGACGATAATGAATTTATTCACATTGGTAACACAAAGGTGTACAGAGACGAATTGATTGCTGCTTTTGGTGGTACTTTGAACCCCTCTCTCCACGCTGCTCCATCCAGAAAGTTCGCCAACCCCTCACCTCTTGGTTTGTGTGCCTTTGCCTTGACCACTTTCGTTCTTTCTTTGGTCAATGTTCAAGCCCGTGGTGTCCAGACTCAAAACATTGTCGTTGGTTTGGCCTTTTTCTATGGAGGTGCTATTCAATTGCTTGCTGGTATGTGGGAGATGGTTGTTGAGAACACTTTTGGTGCTACTGCCCTCAGTTCTTATGGTGGTTTCTGGATGTCTTTTGGTGCCATTCTTACCCCTAGTTTTGGTATTCTTGATGCCTATACTGATCCCAAGGATCTTGAGAGTGCTCTTGGATTCTACCTTATTGGCTGGTTTATCTTCACCTTCCTTATGTTGTTGTGCACCATCCGATCTACTGTGGCCTTCTTCtctctgttcttcttccttgacGTCACTTTCATTCtgcttgctgctggtaactTTTCTGGTCATGTCGGTGTCACCAAGGCCGGTGGTTGGTTCGGTATCATCACTGCTTTCATTGCCTGGTACAATGCCCTCGCCGGTGTGGCCACCAAGGAGAATTCTTGGTTGACTTTCAAGCCTATTTTCATGCCTGGTGCTCAACgtattgagaagaaatcCAAGAGTCaataa
- the ATO2 gene encoding putative ammonium permease ATO2 (Putative transmembrane protein involved in export of ammonia; ammonia is a starvation signal that promotes cell death in aging colonies; phosphorylated in mitochondria; member of the TC 9.B.33 YaaH family; homolog of Y. lipolytica Gpr1p; ATO2 has a paralog, ADY2, that arose from the whole genome duplication; GO_component: GO:0016021 - integral component of membrane [Evidence IEA]; GO_component: GO:0016021 - integral component of membrane [Evidence ISM] [PMID 12192589]; GO_component: GO:0016020 - membrane [Evidence IEA,IEA]; GO_component: GO:0005739 - mitochondrion [Evidence IDA] [PMID 14576278]; GO_component: GO:0005739 - mitochondrion [Evidence IDA] [PMID 16823961]; GO_component: GO:0005886 - plasma membrane [Evidence IEA,IEA]; GO_component: GO:0005886 - plasma membrane [Evidence IDA] [PMID 17395151]; GO_function: GO:0008519 - ammonium transmembrane transporter activity [Evidence IMP] [PMID 12429834]; GO_process: GO:0015696 - ammonium transport [Evidence IEA]; GO_process: GO:0015696 - ammonium transport [Evidence IEP,IMP] [PMID 12429834]; GO_process: GO:0006811 - ion transport [Evidence IEA]; GO_process: GO:0019740 - nitrogen utilization [Evidence IMP] [PMID 12429834]; GO_process: GO:0006810 - transport [Evidence IEA]) yields MDPKDNTVTQLEDMNSDRSASNEEAFHTISRIRTSGTNNEIVHIGDIKVHRHEFIEAFGMSAGIREAPTRKFGNASVLGLCAFSLTTFVLALVNINARGVTVPNIVVALAFFYGGMIQVIVGMWEIVAENTFGGCTFASYGAFYLSYGAISTPAFGIQAAYGENIAMLYNALGFYSTGWFIFSFLMLICTIRSTWPLFLMFITIAASFLLNAIGYYSANTTCIHASGGFSFATAAFGWYMAMSFLCTNETTYFRISPLFMPGAQHVPKDEEAN; encoded by the coding sequence ATGGATCCCAAGGATAATACAGTCACTCAATTGGAAGATATGAATTCCGACCGGTCGGCCTCTAACGAAGAAGCCTTCCACACAATTTCCAGGATCAGAACTTCAGGAACTAATAATGAAATTGTTCACATTGGAGATATTAAAGTGCATAGACATGAGTTCATTGAGGCGTTTGGTATGAGCGCTGGTATTCGTGAAGCCCCGACCCGAAAGTTTGGTAATGCTTCAGTTCTTGGATTATGTGCTTTCTCACTCACCACTTTTGTACTTGCATTGGTAAATATTAATGCCAGAGGCGTAACAGTCCCCAATATTGTGGTGGCCTTGGCATTTTTCTATGGTGGTATGATTCAAGTTATTGTGGGTATGTGGGAGATTGTTGCTGAAAACACATTCGGTGGTTGTACATTTGCTTCTTATGGTGCTTTCTACTTGTCGTATGGAGCCATTAGTACCCCAGCATTCGGAATCCAAGCGGCATATGGAGAAAATATCGCAATGTTATATAATGCACTTGGATTCTACTCGACAGGTTGGTTCATCTTCAGTTTCCTCATGCTCATCTGTACTATCCGATCAACCTGGCCACTATTCCTGATGTTTATCACCATTGCAGCATCTTTCTTGTTAAATGCCATTGGTTACTATTCCGCTAACACCACTTGTATCCATGCCAGTGGTGGCTTTTCttttgctactgctgcctTTGGTTGGTATATGGCAATGTCCTTTTTGTGCACAAACGAGACTACTTATTTCAGAATCAGTCCTCTATTTATGCCTGGTGCCCAACATGTTCCCAAGGATGAGGAGGCTAACTAA
- the CDC10 gene encoding septin CDC10 (Component of the septin ring, required for cytokinesis; septins are GTP-binding proteins that assemble into rod-like hetero-oligomers that can associate to form filaments; septin rings at the mother-bud neck act as scaffolds for recruiting cell division factors and as barriers to prevent diffusion of specific proteins between mother and daughter cells; N-terminus interacts with phosphatidylinositol-4,5-bisphosphate; protein abundance increases under DNA damage stress; GO_component: GO:0042764 - ascospore-type prospore [Evidence IDA] [PMID 18701287]; GO_component: GO:0005935 - cellular bud neck [Evidence IEA]; GO_component: GO:0000144 - cellular bud neck septin ring [Evidence IDA] [PMID 9884239]; GO_component: GO:0001400 - mating projection base [Evidence IDA] [PMID 18552279]; GO_component: GO:0043332 - mating projection tip [Evidence IDA] [PMID 19053807]; GO_component: GO:0072687 - meiotic spindle [Evidence IDA] [PMID 18826657]; GO_component: GO:0016020 - membrane [Evidence IEA,IEA]; GO_component: GO:0005628 - prospore membrane [Evidence IDA] [PMID 18826657]; GO_component: GO:0005628 - prospore membrane [Evidence IDA] [PMID 24390141]; GO_component: GO:0031105 - septin complex [Evidence IEA]; GO_component: GO:0031105 - septin complex [Evidence IDA] [PMID 18550837]; GO_component: GO:0031105 - septin complex [Evidence IPI] [PMID 9813094]; GO_component: GO:0032160 - septin filament array [Evidence IDA] [PMID 15282341]; GO_component: GO:0005876 - spindle microtubule [Evidence IDA] [PMID 18826657]; GO_function: GO:0005545 - 1-phosphatidylinositol binding [Evidence IDA] [PMID 12665577]; GO_function: GO:0005525 - GTP binding [Evidence IEA,IEA]; GO_function: GO:0003924 - GTPase activity [Evidence IDA] [PMID 14993234]; GO_function: GO:0000166 - nucleotide binding [Evidence IEA]; GO_function: GO:0032947 - protein complex scaffold [Evidence IDA] [PMID 15901837]; GO_function: GO:0005198 - structural molecule activity [Evidence IDA] [PMID 18550837]; GO_process: GO:0007049 - cell cycle [Evidence IEA,IEA]; GO_process: GO:0051301 - cell division [Evidence IEA]; GO_process: GO:0010458 - exit from mitosis [Evidence IMP] [PMID 12699621]; GO_process: GO:0030011 - maintenance of cell polarity [Evidence IC] [PMID 10882120]; GO_process: GO:0000921 - septin ring assembly [Evidence IMP] [PMID 14993234]; GO_process: GO:0043934 - sporulation [Evidence IDA] [PMID 18701287]), with the protein MSTTTVEPGTEERMLVTPSSHVGFDSITSQIEKRLLKRGFQFNLMVVGQSGLGKSTLINTLFASPLVTSYGRTNPTEAVERTPEIKVERCYIQENGVKLKLNIIDTPGYGDQVNNEKCWEPIVKYIYDQQASYIRRELTASREKYPVDTRVHCVLFFIQPTGHGLKPIDIAVLKRLTEIANVVPVIAKSDSLTLDERAQFKQTIQAEIAHHNLKIYPYPNDEYDEDERALNDRIKSQIPFAIVGSDRTVLVNGREVRGRKNRWGVINVEDETHCEFSSLRNFLISTHLQDLIDTTAHTHYEAFRKRQLTALKENSRDREASSATTSATAPAPPTTGVSTATQGPFIPSLAPGVPPTNPSQAPPRPTVAPPVPIPKD; encoded by the coding sequence ATGTCTACTACTACTGTTGAACCAGGTACCGAGGAGAGGATGTTAGTGACTCCATCAAGCCACGTAGGCTTTGACTCTATCACGTCTCAAATTGAAAAACGGTTGTTAAAGCGTGGATTCCAATTCAATTTAATGGTTGTTGGTCAATCTGGTCTTGGAAAGTCCACTTTGATTAATACTTTATTTGCTTCTCCATTAGTGACTTCTTATGGTCGAACCAATCCCACTGAAGCTGTGGAGCGTACCCCTGAAATCAAGGTCGAGAGGTGCTATATCCAAGAAAACGGAGTCAAGCTCAAACTTAATATCATTGATACTCCAGGGTACGGAGATCAAGTTAATAATGAAAAATGCTGGGAACCAATTGTCAAATATATCTATGATCAACAAGCCAGTTATATCCGTAGAGAGCTGACTGCCAGTAGAGAGAAATATCCTGTTGACACTAGAGTTCACTGcgttttattttttattcaacCTACTGGTCATGGCTTGAAACCAATTGATATTGCTGTTTTGAAAAGACTGACTGAAATTGCCAATGTTGTGCCAGTTATTGCCAAATCAGACTCTTTGACTTTAGACGAACGGGCTCAATTCAAACAGACCATCCAAGCCGAGATTGCCCACCATAATTTGAAAATCTATCCTTATCCTAATGATGAGtatgacgaagacgaacGCGCATTGAATGATAGAATTAAGAGCCAGATTCCTTTTGCCATAGTCGGATCCGACCGCACTGTCCTTGTCAATGGTAGAGAGGTACGTGGTAGAAAGAACAGATGGGGTGTTATcaatgttgaagatgagaCTCATTGTGAATTCTCTTCATTGAGAAACTTCCTTATCAGCACCCATCTGCAAGATCTCATTGATACTACCGCCCACACCCACTATGAAGCATTTAGAAAGAGACAACTCACAGCTCTCAAGGAGAACTCGCGTGATAGAGAAGCCAGCAGTGCTACTACTTCGGCTACTGCCCCGGCCCCTCCAACTACCGGAGTGAGCACTGCTACTCAGGGCCCCTTTATCCCCTCATTAGCTCCTGGAGTTCCCCCAACCAACCCCTCACAAGCTCCTCCAAGACCCACAGTCGCTCCTCCTGTGCCAATTCCTAAAGATTAG
- the MRPL32 gene encoding mitochondrial 54S ribosomal protein YmL32 (Mitochondrial ribosomal protein of the large subunit; protein abundance increases in response to DNA replication stress; GO_component: GO:0015934 - large ribosomal subunit [Evidence IEA]; GO_component: GO:0005743 - mitochondrial inner membrane [Evidence IDA] [PMID 16239145]; GO_component: GO:0005762 - mitochondrial large ribosomal subunit [Evidence IDA] [PMID 2060626]; GO_component: GO:0005739 - mitochondrion [Evidence IEA,IEA]; GO_component: GO:0005739 - mitochondrion [Evidence IDA] [PMID 16823961]; GO_component: GO:0030529 - ribonucleoprotein complex [Evidence IEA]; GO_component: GO:0005840 - ribosome [Evidence IEA]; GO_function: GO:0003735 - structural constituent of ribosome [Evidence IEA]; GO_function: GO:0003735 - structural constituent of ribosome [Evidence IDA] [PMID 2060626]; GO_process: GO:0032543 - mitochondrial translation [Evidence IC] [PMID 2060626]; GO_process: GO:0006412 - translation [Evidence IEA]), translated as MLAQSIFRATGIIKGFNIPTGLSGLLPRLGEQIGLGIRLRLPGLGSEEAESKVSEGTYLAAPKKKVSHRKRRQRQLAGNKQVKEILNLNRCPSCGHVKRAHTLCMNCVKEIQRVWKLRDKAASESNTPEGSVYSDKDIPAIDRRVLYPGKRQSAYDKKLKDKEEYLYRRPRTLPYTKSSSSSK; from the coding sequence ATGCTGGCACAGTCAATTTTCAGAGCCACGGGGATCATCAAGGGTTTCAACATCCCAACGGGATTGTCTGGACTTTTACCTAGACTGGGAGAACAGATTGGACTGGGCATTCGACTCCGTCTGCCAGGACTTGgatcagaagaagctgagtCTAAAGTGTCAGAAGGAACATACCTGGCAGCACCCAAAAAGAAGGTTTCACACAGAAAAAGACGTCAGAGACAACTGGCAGGAAACAAGCAGGTCAAAGAAATCTTGAATTTGAACAGATGCCCGTCCTGTGGCCATGTCAAAAGAGCACATACCCTGTGTATGAACTGTGTTAAGGAGATCCAAAGAGTATGGAAACTACGAGACAAGGCCGCTTCAGAGTCCAACACACCGGAAGGATCGGTTTATAGTGATAAAGACATTCCCGCAATCGACCGACGAGTCCTCTATCCCGGTAAGAGGCAATCTGCATATGATAAGAAGCTGAAGGACAAAGAAGAGTATCTGTATAGGCGGCCACGGACTCTTCCATATacaaaatcatcttcatcatccaaaTAG
- the PST2 gene encoding Pst2p (Protein with similarity to a family of flavodoxin-like proteins; induced by oxidative stress in a Yap1p dependent manner; the authentic, non-tagged protein is detected in highly purified mitochondria in high-throughput studies; protein abundance increases in response to DNA replication stress; PST2 has a paralog, RFS1, that arose from the whole genome duplication; GO_component: GO:0005737 - cytoplasm [Evidence IDA] [PMID 14562095]; GO_component: GO:0005576 - extracellular region [Evidence IEA,IEA]; GO_component: GO:0045121 - membrane raft [Evidence IDA] [PMID 19064668]; GO_component: GO:0005739 - mitochondrion [Evidence IDA] [PMID 14576278]; GO_component: GO:0005739 - mitochondrion [Evidence IDA] [PMID 16823961]; GO_component: GO:0005886 - plasma membrane [Evidence IDA] [PMID 16622836]; GO_function: GO:0010181 - FMN binding [Evidence IEA]; GO_function: GO:0003674 - molecular_function [Evidence ND]; GO_function: GO:0016491 - oxidoreductase activity [Evidence IEA]; GO_process: GO:0008150 - biological_process [Evidence ND]; GO_process: GO:0045892 - negative regulation of transcription, DNA-templated [Evidence IEA]; GO_process: GO:0055114 - oxidation-reduction process [Evidence IEA]) → MFQLPETLPDEVLTAIHAAPKPNYPIITQDDLVKFDGFLFGLPTRYGTFPSQFSSFWDATGGLWATGALYGKYYGQFVSTGTPGGGQEVTIRNSMSSFAHHGLLYVPLGYKNSFAQLSSLDSVHGGSPWGAGAYAGADGSRQPSASEKEVAEIQGKSFGEILVRAHGGAAAHASTSESTGATTGTAAAAGGAAGAAATSSSGAPASGNAATGAVNKATNTATGAANTATGAASGAAHTASGAATGAVNTAAGAASGAAGAVTGAAGRSSQPTENEKPKSGSKCCIVM, encoded by the coding sequence ATGTTCCAGTTGCCTGAGACTCTGCCCGACGAGGTCCTCACTGCTATCCACGCAGCTCCTAAGCCCAACTACCCTATCATCACCCAAGATGACTTGGTTAAGTTCGACGGTTTCTTGTTTGGCTTGCCAACTCGTTACGGTACTTTCCCCTCTCAATTCAGTTCGTTCTGGGATGCTACTGGCGGTCTGTGGGCCACTGGTGCCTTATATGGCAAGTACTACGGTCAATTCGTTTCCACTGGTACCCCCGGTGGTGGTCAAGAGGTGACTATTAGAAATTCCATGTCATCGTTTGCTCACCACGGTTTGCTTTACGTTCCTCTTGGATACAAGAACTCGTTTGCTCAACTCAGCAGTTTAGATAGTGTTCACGGAGGCAGTCCATggggtgctggtgcttATGCTGGTGCCGACGGTTCTCGTCAACCATCTGCCTCTGAGAAGGAGGTTGCTGAGATCCAAGGAAAGTCGTTTGGTGAGATTCTTGTCAGAGCTCacggtggtgctgctgctcatgCCTCTACTTCCGAATCCACTGGTGCCACTACtggtactgctgctgctgctggtggagctgctggtgccgctgctacttcttcttctggagcCCCTGCTTCTGGCAacgctgctactggtgccGTTAACAAGGCCACTAATACTgccactggtgctgccaacACTGCTACCGGAGCTGCTTCTGGCGCTGCCCACACCGcctctggtgctgccactgGAGCTGTCAACACCGCTGCCGGAGCTGCCTCTGgcgctgctggtgccgtaaccggtgctgctggccGTTCTTCCCAACCCACCGAAAATGAAAAGCCAAAATCCGGCAGCAAGTGCTGCATCGTAATGTGA